The Urbifossiella limnaea nucleotide sequence ACGGACTAGACCTTAACGAAGCGTGATCTCAGCCGCGTTGATTGGTCTGCTTCTCAAAATGCTTGAAATCCTCGGCCGTTTCCAGGGTTTGTGGGAGTAGCTGCTTCCCCTTCGCCCGGAATCCACCGAGGAGTTCAAGTGAAGCCCATCTTCCGCTCGTGGTTCCGCTCCCGCAAGTCCCGGATCGAGCGCCGACTCGACACGACACGCGACACCGCCACCCACCGCCCCGTGCTCTCGGCTCGCCCCCTCGACTACGACGTGTCGCGCCGCGACCGGGCCATCGCCCACGGCGGCATCGGGCTCATCCACACCCTCGCCCGGGAGGTCGGGCTACCCCGGGCCATCGACGACCGCCTGCACCTGCTCAAGGTGCACCTCCCCTACCACGAGTCCGACCACGTCCTCAACATCGCCTACAACGCGCTGTGCCACGGGACCTGCCTCCAGGACATCGACCTGCGGCGCAACGACGACGCCTTCCTCGACGCCCTCGGGGCGCGACGCATCCCGGACCCGACCACCGCCGGCGACTTCTGCCGACGCTTCACGGCCGCGGACCTCGACACGCTCCAGGACGCCATCGACGTAGCCCGACGGAACGTCTGGGCCGAGCAGCCCGCGTCGTTCTTCGACCGGGCCACGCTCGACATGGACGGCACGCTCGTCGCGACCACCGGGGCCTGCAAGGCCGGCATGGACATCGCCTACGACGGCACGTGGGGCTACCACCCCCTCGTCGTGACCCTGGCCGAGACCGGCGAGGTGCTGCGGCTGGTGAACCGGCCCGGCAACCGGCCCTCGCACGAGGGGGCCGCCGGCCAGGTCGATCGAGCCATTCTGCTCTGCCTGCGGGCCGGCTTCCGCCGCATCGTCCTCCGCGGCGACACCGACTTCTCGCAGACCGAGCACCTCGACCGCTGGCACGCCCTCCCGTGGGTCCGCTTCGTCTTCGGCTACGACGCCCGGCCCAACCTCCGTGCGGAAGCCGAGGACGTGCCGGCTTCCCAGTGGAAACCGTTGCGTCGCCCGCCGTGCTACGACGTGAAGACGCGGCCCCGCACACGGCCCGAGGCCGTGAAGGATCGCATCGTCCGCGAGCGTGGCTTCGAGGTCTTACGGCTCAAGTCCGAGGAGGTCGCCGAGTTCGACTACCAGCCGACCGCGTGTGCCAACACCTTCCGCATGGTCGTGGTCCGCAAGCACATCTCGCGTGAGAAGGGGGAGCAGGTGCTGTTCCCCGAGGTGCGGTACTTCTTCTACCTCACCAACGACCGGGACCTCACCGCCGCGGAGGTGGTGTTCGAGGCCAACGCCCGGTGCGACCAGGAGAACCTGCTGGCCCAGTTGCACGGCGGCACGCACGCCCTCGCCGCGCCGGTGGACGCCCTGGTCAGCAACGGGGCGTGGATGGTGATGACGGCCCTGGCGTGGACGTTGAAGGCGTGGTGGGCGTTGCTGCTGCCGGAGTCGCCGGGCCGGTGGCAGGAGCACCACCGGGCGGAGAAGATGCGCGTGCTGCGGATGGAGTTCAGGACGTTCGTGAACGCCTTCGTGACGATCCCGTGTCAGGTGCTCCAGACCAGCCGTCGCGTGGTGTTGCGACTGCTGGGCTGGAACCCGTACCTGATGACGTTCTTCCGCCTGGTGACACGGCTGCGTCAGTGAAGGTTCGTCATCGAAGTCGGGATCCGGATGTCCCGATCCGTGCGCACGCCGAGAGCGACACGCAGGAAGGAGAAGCGGGCGGATGACGTGAGAATCGCGTGGCGAGGCGGAACCAAGAGGGCTCCGCACGGTGAGGGTGTCGCTTCATCGAAGCGCGATCGACTCCGCAACAGACGGCCCAGGTCTCGCTTGTTTAAGGACTAGAATGACGGCCCCGGCACACAGACAAGGGAACACGGCAGTGGTCGACTCGTACACCTTCGCGGTCGACGTGTTCCGAACCGTTTGTGACCGGCTCTCGGCGAAGGCTGCCGACCTGCGGTTGATGGTCGAGACCGGCTCGTCGTTCGAGGAGTGGCTCACCTGGGAGGCGTTCCTGGCCTGCAAGCTCCGGCAGGCGGACTACCCGTTCTGCGAGGTCGCGGCCAAGCCTACGTACGCCAGCGAGAACGTGGCGGACGACGGCGGCGACGCCGACCAGATCTTCGGCGACCTGCGGGTCGGCGGCCCCGAGGATGGGGCCGATCACTGCTGGGTGTTCGCCGAGTTCGCGCTGCTGCACGACGGCAACCGCGCCGGCGGGAAGCGGCTGTGGAAGATCGAGGCGAACGCGGACAAGCTGAAGCGGCTGGGGTGGAAGCGGTCCGCGGCCCTGCTGGTCGTGGTGGAGCGAGCCGGAGCGACGTGCCGACCGAGTGGGCCGACGGCCTGGCGGGATGTGCCATCTGGAACCGGCTCGCTCTGACCGATCCGGTTGTCATCGCTCTGTCCGGCGGAGGCTCCGTCGTGGTCAAGGCGTTCGACATCAAGCGAGACCCGGGCGACACCCTTACCTCGAAGCCACGCTAAGTCAGTTCGTCCGACCGCGCGATCAGCGGATAATCTCTTGCAACCCCACCGGCGGCGCAACCATGCCCGTCAAGCTGCTGTACCACAAACTAGACGGGGCGGTCTCCCCCTTCGACAAGGCCGTCGAGTCGATCTCTGCGCAGACGCCGCTGCGGATCACCTGCCCGTACCTTTCTCTCGGATACTTGCAGGGGATGCTGCGGACGCCGGACTGGCAGTTGCTTACCGATGTCGAGGAGTGGCTACGGACCCAAAGCAGTTTGCAGCGGGAACGCATCGTCGCCTTCTTGCGGGCGAATCGCCCCCGCGTCCGGCACTACCCCCGGTTGCACGCGAAGGTCGTGATCGGCTCGTCCTCAGCCATGCTCGGTTCGGCGAACCTGACCGACGCCGGGATCAGGCAGCGGGTCGAGGTGTCCATCCTGTTCACCAGCGAACCCGAAGTGGAGGAACTGATCGAATGGTTCGACGCCACCTGGAAGCAGGCTCCTCCCCTCGACAAGGAGCAGATGCGCCGGATCGTCCGTTTCGCCAACTCGCTTCCGACCCAACCCGTAGTCGTGGAAACGCCACCGCCCGCGATTTCGCCACCCCTCCACAACCCTCCTGCCCCGCTGACGAGGCGCGCGAAGTCCATCCCGCCTTCGGGCGGCGACCTCTACGTCAACTTCGGCCACGAACCCGGCTGGCGGGAGTGGGAGGACGCGCGGCAGTACGGCTTCGTCTGCGCCGGCGGGGGCAACGTGTTCTCGGCCCCGCTCTTCGGGTTGAACCTCGGAGACCGGATTTGGGTGTACGCCCCGAGGTACGGGTACGTCGGCGTGGGGCGGGTTGCGGGCAGTCCGAAACTGGCGAAGGACTTTCAAGTCAGTCTGCCGGGAGGAAAGACCGAATCGCTCGACAACGTGCTCGGCCCCTACGCGAACGACAAGAATGATGACCCGAATGAGGCAGAACACTTCGTTGCGGTGCGGTGGCTCGACACGCGGCCGATCTCGACGGCGTACCGGAGGAAGGGTCTGTACTCTAACCGGAACATCGTCACCCACCCGGACAAGGTCCTCTGGCCGAAAACGCTGAAGTACCTCGTGAGGCAGTTCCCGAACTGCGACGACTAACTTGGCTCCTTGTCCTTCTCAGTTCGGCCAATGATCTTGCCGAAACCCACAGGTCCAGAAAGGCCTTGGTAGCCGGCACCCCGGCAGGCCCTCGGCGTTCACCTCGAAGTCGCCCCCGCACAGGTTCACGCCGCGACTGCGTCTGCACAACCTGTTCGCCCGATCCGGCACTCGGACGGGATGACGGAGCCGCCGTCACCGGACGACCACGGCGGCCGGCGGGCTCCAGTGCCCGCAGCGGCCCGTCTGGTCCCGCCAACGGGCGCGGACGCGGTACTCGCCCGGTTCCTTGAACACGTCGGCGGGGATGTCGATGTCCGCCCCCGTCGCGGCGTCCGCCCGCCAGTGCTCGGCGAGTTCGTACCAGCCCCGCTTCCCGACTCGGCCGACCCGCCACTCCAGGGCCGCCGCCCCGGCCCCGGCGGGCGACGCGAAGGCCGACGCCCGGAACCGCTGCGGCCCGCCCTCCACCCGGGCCACCGCCGGCGTCCCGGGGATGCGGTCGTCCTTCGCCTCGTGGGCCAGATACCCCCACCCGTACCCCCGCTGGTCGCCGTCGTTCGGGGCGTAGGTCTTCGCCGGCCGGCTGTCCGTGCAGAACTCGACCACGTACCGCCGGAACCCCGCGAAGTCGTTCGTCGCCAGGGTCCGCGTCCACCGCCCGCCGAAGTGCTCGGCCGCCGCCGGGTTGACGTAGTACGACCCCTTCTGGTTCATCCGCGGGTGCCGGTTCCACACCGCCTCGTCGAGCCGGGGCCAGTCGACCGCGTGCCCGGCGGGCGTCAACGCTGCCGCGAGGTCGGCCGCGAGTTGCCCGACCTGCCCACCCCGGTCGCCGGCGTCCGCCGCAAACAGGTCGAGGATTTCGCGGCCCCGGTTGCGGTACTCGACGGCGATCCGCGGGTGGCGGAGGCAGCCGACCGCGTCGACGTGCCCGGGCTGGTGGTGCCGCGGGACGAACATCATGTCGTTGTCCCACGGGATCGGTGCCCACCGGCCGTCGGGGCGGCGGTAGTACCCGTGGTTGCCGTCCGGCCGCAGGTCCACGTTCCCGAGCAGCCGGTTCAGCGCGTGGAAGCTGTAGTACGCCGGCAGGTCGAGGTTCGCCCGCCACCAGGCTTCCGCCGGGTTCGCCCGCATCCCGGCCCGGAACGCCTCCCACGTCTTGTCGGCGTCGGCCATCCCCTTCGGCGTGTGCTTGATCCCGCTCTGGGTGCTGACGGTCAGCCCGTCCGGGAGCCGGCGGTCGGCGAGCAGGGCCGGGTTCATGTTGCCGAGGGCCACGTACACGCCCCACAGGTCGCCGGTGTACTGGTCCCCGGCTTTCACTTCTTCGGCCCGATCGACCACGCGCCACTGGACCCACGTCGCCGGGGGGCTGGGCACCCCCGCGAGGCGGTACGCCCGCATCGACAGCACCTCGTCCAGCCCGGCGATGCCGCGGAGGACCGGCAGGTACGGCGTCGACCCGCCGGGATTGAGGTCCAGGCTCCCCACCGGGGCCGGGAACGGCACCCCGGCGTGGTCGGCGAACGGCAGGAGGCGGCCCGGGTTGAACTTCAGCCCCCACTTGTTCTTGCCGGCGATGTGGGCACTCCCCTGCCCGCGGCTGCGGTACTGGACGTGGTCGTAGACGACGCCGCGGTAGACGATCGTGCCCAGCTGCGGTTGTTGGTGGGCGCTGCCGTCCCACTGGCTCCGGGCCACGTCCTCGGCGCGGGCCAGCAGGTGGAGGGGTTGCAGGGTGCCGAGGAAGTCGGCGGGGAACGTCAGCGGCGGGGTCTTGCCCGGGTCGCGGGTGCCGGTCCACGCGGCCGGGCCGGCGTCGCACCACCAGGCGAAGTTCGGGCAGGCGTCGTCGGTCGCGGGCAGCTGCGTCTTCGCGCCGGCCCGGTCGGTCGCCACGACGCGGTAGCGGACGAGCCAGCGGTGCTGCTGGAACGACGCCGGGACGCGGACGCTGAACTCGCCGTCGCCGGCCTTGGCGTCCCCGTCCGTGCCGTCGTCGCGCATCGGCAGATCGACCCAGTCCTTCTCGTACGCGGGGTCCGTCTTGCGGACGTACTTCCCGGGGGCGACGGCCTGGAGCCGCAGGACCGCCTTGGCCGTGCCCGGCGCCAGGCGCGCGGTGACCAGGACGGGCTCGCCGGGCTTCGGCTGGGCGGGCGAGTGAGTCGCCGCGGGAGCCGTCGACGGCGCGAGGACCACCACGAGTAGGGCAAGTCGGCGCATCAGTCTCGTCCCCGTGGTGTGCCGCCCCGGCCGGAGCCGCGCGCTTTGTAGCGACCGCGGGAACCGGGAGCAACGGCGGACGGTTGGTACGACCCGCCCGTCCGCGATAGGGTAATCCTCGACATCTCCACGCCGCCGGAGTTCCACCGATGCTCACCCGCCGCTTCGCCGCGCTGCTGCTGCTCGGACTCGCGCTGCTGCCGCCGGTCGTGACCGCGCAGGGGCAGCCGAAGACCGTCCGGCTCCTTACCGTCGGCAACAGCTTCTCCGAGAACGCGACCAAGTACCTCGACAAGATCGTCGGGGCCGACGGGAACAAGCTGATTCACCACCGCTGCGTGATCGGCGGCAGCGGGCCGGACCAGCACCTGGCGAAGGTCGCCGCGCACGAGAAGAACCCGACGGACAAGGCCGGGCTGTACGGCACCGGGAAGAGCCTCAAGCAGGAACTCGCCGCCGAGAAGTGGGACGTGATCACCGTCCAGCAGGCGAGCATCCGCAGCCACGACGCCTCGACGTACCGGCCGGGCATGCGGGAGCTGTACGCCTTTATCAAGAAGCACGCCCCGGCCAGCGAGGTGGTGATCCACCAGACGTGGGCGTACCGCGTGGACGACCCGCGGTTCAGCGGGAGGGCCGAGCCGAAGACCCAGAAGGCGATGTACGACGGGCTGTCGGACGCCTACCGCACGATCGCCAAGGAACTCGGCGTCCACTACATCCCGGTCGGGGATGCGTTCTACGCCGCGGACACCGACCCGAACTGGGGGTACAAGCCGGACGCGATGTTCGACGTGAAGACGGCGACGCACCCGACCTTGCCCGAGCAAAAGCACTCGCTCCACATCGGCTGGCGGTGGGAGAACGACAAGTCGGCCCTGAAGATGGACGGCCACCACGCCAGCCCCGCCGGCGAGTACCTCGGGGGGTTGGTCTTCTACGAGTTCCTGTACGGCCGGAGTGCGGTCGGCAACACGTTCCGCCCGTCGGGCGTGGGCGAGGAGTTCGCCCGCTTCTTACAGGACACCGCGCACAAGGTGGTTGAGCGGGTGAACTGAAATCCGGTGATCCGCGCGTACCGGGGGTGATCGCGGACGGTTCCCGCCCTTCCCGCGGTCGAGGTGTCAGGCCATCA carries:
- a CDS encoding IS1380 family transposase, which produces MKPIFRSWFRSRKSRIERRLDTTRDTATHRPVLSARPLDYDVSRRDRAIAHGGIGLIHTLAREVGLPRAIDDRLHLLKVHLPYHESDHVLNIAYNALCHGTCLQDIDLRRNDDAFLDALGARRIPDPTTAGDFCRRFTAADLDTLQDAIDVARRNVWAEQPASFFDRATLDMDGTLVATTGACKAGMDIAYDGTWGYHPLVVTLAETGEVLRLVNRPGNRPSHEGAAGQVDRAILLCLRAGFRRIVLRGDTDFSQTEHLDRWHALPWVRFVFGYDARPNLRAEAEDVPASQWKPLRRPPCYDVKTRPRTRPEAVKDRIVRERGFEVLRLKSEEVAEFDYQPTACANTFRMVVVRKHISREKGEQVLFPEVRYFFYLTNDRDLTAAEVVFEANARCDQENLLAQLHGGTHALAAPVDALVSNGAWMVMTALAWTLKAWWALLLPESPGRWQEHHRAEKMRVLRMEFRTFVNAFVTIPCQVLQTSRRVVLRLLGWNPYLMTFFRLVTRLRQ
- a CDS encoding choice-of-anchor X domain-containing protein, yielding MRRLALLVVVLAPSTAPAATHSPAQPKPGEPVLVTARLAPGTAKAVLRLQAVAPGKYVRKTDPAYEKDWVDLPMRDDGTDGDAKAGDGEFSVRVPASFQQHRWLVRYRVVATDRAGAKTQLPATDDACPNFAWWCDAGPAAWTGTRDPGKTPPLTFPADFLGTLQPLHLLARAEDVARSQWDGSAHQQPQLGTIVYRGVVYDHVQYRSRGQGSAHIAGKNKWGLKFNPGRLLPFADHAGVPFPAPVGSLDLNPGGSTPYLPVLRGIAGLDEVLSMRAYRLAGVPSPPATWVQWRVVDRAEEVKAGDQYTGDLWGVYVALGNMNPALLADRRLPDGLTVSTQSGIKHTPKGMADADKTWEAFRAGMRANPAEAWWRANLDLPAYYSFHALNRLLGNVDLRPDGNHGYYRRPDGRWAPIPWDNDMMFVPRHHQPGHVDAVGCLRHPRIAVEYRNRGREILDLFAADAGDRGGQVGQLAADLAAALTPAGHAVDWPRLDEAVWNRHPRMNQKGSYYVNPAAAEHFGGRWTRTLATNDFAGFRRYVVEFCTDSRPAKTYAPNDGDQRGYGWGYLAHEAKDDRIPGTPAVARVEGGPQRFRASAFASPAGAGAAALEWRVGRVGKRGWYELAEHWRADAATGADIDIPADVFKEPGEYRVRARWRDQTGRCGHWSPPAAVVVR
- a CDS encoding phospholipase D-like domain-containing protein — protein: MPVKLLYHKLDGAVSPFDKAVESISAQTPLRITCPYLSLGYLQGMLRTPDWQLLTDVEEWLRTQSSLQRERIVAFLRANRPRVRHYPRLHAKVVIGSSSAMLGSANLTDAGIRQRVEVSILFTSEPEVEELIEWFDATWKQAPPLDKEQMRRIVRFANSLPTQPVVVETPPPAISPPLHNPPAPLTRRAKSIPPSGGDLYVNFGHEPGWREWEDARQYGFVCAGGGNVFSAPLFGLNLGDRIWVYAPRYGYVGVGRVAGSPKLAKDFQVSLPGGKTESLDNVLGPYANDKNDDPNEAEHFVAVRWLDTRPISTAYRRKGLYSNRNIVTHPDKVLWPKTLKYLVRQFPNCDD
- a CDS encoding DUF4886 domain-containing protein; translated protein: MLTRRFAALLLLGLALLPPVVTAQGQPKTVRLLTVGNSFSENATKYLDKIVGADGNKLIHHRCVIGGSGPDQHLAKVAAHEKNPTDKAGLYGTGKSLKQELAAEKWDVITVQQASIRSHDASTYRPGMRELYAFIKKHAPASEVVIHQTWAYRVDDPRFSGRAEPKTQKAMYDGLSDAYRTIAKELGVHYIPVGDAFYAADTDPNWGYKPDAMFDVKTATHPTLPEQKHSLHIGWRWENDKSALKMDGHHASPAGEYLGGLVFYEFLYGRSAVGNTFRPSGVGEEFARFLQDTAHKVVERVN